In one window of Solanum pennellii chromosome 2, SPENNV200 DNA:
- the LOC107011100 gene encoding acetyl-coenzyme A synthetase, chloroplastic/glyoxysomal-like isoform X1 yields MEGRMTHHSNNTTIINSTSCIYTSKSLFSISPTAKSPLSRPSISFKRPSFTFLTRLPSEFGGSPLVRMEDPFTASLSSVSPRKNLTTSNHLRHVESMAHLPSGAGRITRLNALILGDALASEEDDLVFPSEVLSTQAHVSSPQKYLEMYQRSVHDPSGFWSDIASEFYWREKWGQQVYHENFDVRKGKIKIEWFKGGMTNICYNCLDRNIESGKGDKTAIYWEGNEPGLDSSMTYNQLLARVCQLANYLKDVGVHKGDAVVIYLPMLMELPIAMLACARIGAIHSVVFAGFSAESLAQRIIDCRPKVVITCNAVRRGSKIIYLKEIVDSALLESAQKGIVTDVCLTYENESAMKKEMTKWTKGRDIWWQDVILKYPVTCDVEWVDAEDPLFLLYTSGSTGKPKGVLHTTGGYMVYTATTFKYAFDYKPTDIYWCTADCGWITGHSYVTYGPLLNGATVVVFEGAPNYPDVGRCWDIVDKYKVSIFYTAPTLVRSLMREGDEHVSRYSRKSLRVLGSVGEPINPSAWRWFFNVIGDARCPISDTWWQTETGGFMITPLPGAWPQKPGSATFPFFGVQPVIVDEKGVEIEGECSGYLCVKSSWPGAFRTLHGDHERYETTYFSAFPGYYFSGDGCSRDKDGYYWLTGRVDDVINVSGHRIGTAEVESALVSHPQCAEAAVVGVEHEVKGQGIYAFVTIVEGVPYSDDLRKSLVMVVRNQIGAFAAPDKIHWAPGLPKTRSGKIMRRILRKIASRQLDELGDTSTLADPTVVDQLIALADC; encoded by the exons ATGGAAGGAAGGATGACCCATCATAGCAACAATACCACTATTATTAACAGCACTAGCTGTATTTATACTTCAAAATCTCTGTTTTCTATCTCTCCCACTGCGAAGTCCCCGCTGAGCAGACCGTCAATCAGTTTCAAGAGGCCTTCCTTCACGTTCCTTACTCGCTTGCCGTCTGAATTCGGGGGCAGTCCCTTGGTGAGGATGGAAGACCCGTTCACTGCTTCCTTGTCGTCTGTCAGTCCAAGGAAGAACTTGACGACATCCAATCACTTGCGCCATGTGGAATCCATGGCCCACTTGCCTTCCGGAGCCGGCAGGATAACCAGATTGAATGCTCTTATCTTAGGTGATGCACTTGCTTCCGAGGAGGATGATCTCGTCTTTCCCAGCGAAGTTTTGTCTACCCAGGCTCATGTTTCTTCTCCTCAGAAG TATTTGGAGATGTATCAAAGGTCGGTCCACGATCCCTCAGGATTCTGGTCTGACATTGCATCAGAATTTTACTGGAGAGAGAAATGGGGCCAGCAGGTTTACCATGAGAATTTTGATGTTCGAAAGGGGAAAATCAAGATCGAG TGGTTCAAGGGTGGAATGACAAATATCTGCTACAACTGCTTGGATAGAAACATCGAGTCTGGAAAGGGTGACAAAACAGCAATTTACTGGGAAGGAAACGAACCTGGTCTTGATAGTTCTATGACGTACAATCAACTCTTGGCTAGAGTTTGCCAG CTAGCAAATTATTTGAAAGATGTTGGAGTTCACAAGGGTGATGCAGTTGTCATCTACTTACCCATGCTTATGGAGCTACCAATTGCAATGCTTGCTTGTGCTCGTATTGGTGCCATTCACTCG GTTGTGTTTGCTGGTTTCTCAGCTGAATCTCTTGCTCAAAGGATCATAGATTGCAGACCAAAGGTTGTCATAACATGCAATGCTGTTAGGAGGGGGTCCAAGATTATTTATCTCAAAGAAATTGTTGATAGTGCCCTTCTAGAATCTGCTCAGAAGGGCATCGTTACAG ATGTGTGTTTGACATATGAAAATGAATCAGCAATGAAAAAGGAAATGACTAAATGGACCAAGGGGCGAGACATTTGGTGGCAG GATGTTATTTTGAAATATCCAGTAACATGTGATGTGGAGTGGGTTGATGCGGAAGATCCCCTTTTTCTGCTCTACACTAGTGGGAGTACCGGAAAGCCTAAG gGTGTCTTGCATACAACGGGAGGATATATGGTGTACACTGCTACTACATTCAAGTATGCATTTGACTACAAGCCGACAGACATATATTG GTGTACAGCTGACTGTGGTTGGATTACTGGGCATAGTTATGTAACCTATGGACCTTTGCTAAATGGAGCAACCGTTGTGGTTTTTGAAGgg gCCCCAAACTATCCTGATGTCGGGCGTTGTTGGGATATTGTTGATAAGTATAAGGTTTCAATATTTTATACAGCTCCAACACTGGTGAGATCTCTGATGCGTGAGGGAGATGAG CATGTCTCTCGATATTCACGCAAATCTTTACGGGTGCTTGGAAGTGTGGGTGAGCCTATCAATCCAAGTGCATGGAG GTGGTTTTTCAATGTGATAGGTGATGCAAGGTGCCCCATATCTGATACATGGTGGCAAACAGAAAccggtggtttcatg ATTACTCCTTTACCAGGAGCGTGGCCGCAGAAACCTGGTTCTGCTACTTTTCCTTTCTTTGGAGTCCAG CCAGTAATAGTGGATGAGAAAGGTGTTGAGATTGAAGGTGAGTGCAGTGGGTATCTGTGTGTGAAAAGCTCGTGGCCTGGGGCATTCCGAACACTTCATGGGGATCATGAGAGATATGAAACCACATATTTTAGTGCCTTCCCTGGATATTATTTCAGTGGTGATGGCTGCAGCAG GGACAAAGATGGTTACTACTGGCTCACTGGAAGAGTAGATGATGTGATTAATGTGAG TGGACATCGTATTGGCACAGCCGAAGTGGAATCTGCTCTAGTTTCACATCCTCAGTGTGCTGAAGCAGCTGTGGTTGGTGTGGAGCATGAG GTTAAAGGACAGGGGATATATGCATTTGTTACTATAGTCGAAGGTGTTCCATACAGCGATGACCTGCGAAAAAGTCTTGTGATGGTTGTTAGGAATCAG ATTGGGGCTTTTGCAGCGCCTGACAAGATACATTGGGCACCAGGTCTTCCAAAGACGAGAAGTGGGAAAATAATGAGAAGAATTCTGAGGAAAATTGCTTCCAGGCAGTTAGATGAGCTTGGGGACACTAGTACACTTGCAGACCCAACTGTGGTTGATCAGCTTATTGCACTTGCTGATTGCTAA
- the LOC107010215 gene encoding uncharacterized protein LOC107010215, which yields MIQNNSKESREKLSGVNAQYIKYLKVEYNILQQKTQLHWLKQGDANSKYFHAVIRGRRKKMVVHKVMDENGVWIEGEDNIAKEACDYYQKIFTGNNEKIREEAIQCIPSMITQEQNTELDRMPTEEELRRIIMSMNPNSAPGPDGIGGKFYQVCFDIIKKDIMAAVQSFFNGSVMPRYMTHACLILLPKVEHPNKLKDFRPISLSNFVNKIISKIISTRLASILPKIVSVNQSGFVKGRSITENIMLAQEIVHEIKLPREGRNVVIKLDMSKAYDRVSWSYTCIVLRKMGFSELFIDKMWRIMSNNWYSIVINGKRHGFFQSTRGLKQGDSLSPALFILGAEVLSRQLNLLHHNQLYKGFHMERKGPQINHLSFADDIIIFSSTDNRSLHLIMKTIEEYENVSDQKVNQEKSFFMVTPHTDQNIIDNIKLATGFGRKNSPINYLGCPLYIGGQRIIYYSDIVEKIIKRISGWQFKILNFGGKVTLVKHVLQSIPIHTLATISPPKTTINYIKRVIADFFGGRDNNGKKYHWSSWETMAYPINEGGIGVRMMEDVCKAFQYKQWWEFRTKPSLWSQFLKAKYCQRANCVAKKYDTGDSIVWSLNNRDLASYLEDGKWNERVVRQQVPPLLVHNILQTNITYEEGIADTAIWTPQENGKFSIASAWEIIRKKRQQDPINTIIWHKNMPFKVAFFIWRALRGKLPTNDILQKFGKEDLECYCCYKKGKDDINHILITGHFAKYMWRYYAATVGAVISNINLRSQLLQWRSLHINNEVHKLISYILPNFICWNLWKNRCAVKYGGKQSSIQRVHYGIFKDVMQVTRVVFPSISWQHSWDNLINIMDQCHQQYKVTMVRWKSPTAGKYKLNTDGSALSDSGKIGGGGILRDQQGKLIYAFSVPLGSGTNNMAELKAALYGLDWCEQHGYKCIELEVDSELLCKWIKKILSIPWRCQQLIQDIMHIVSKLEFFQCQHIYREANTTADLLAKFSHNLEIPQHFYITQQLKGTIKESYMLEKMGIQSFRRRKIRRIKHPP from the exons ATGATTCAGAATAATAGTAAGGAGAGCAGAGAGAAATTAAGTGGTGTTAATGCTCAATATATTAAGTATCTGAAAGTGGAATATAATATATTACAGCAAAAAACTCAGTTGCATTGGCTGAAACAAGGGGATGCTAATTCTAAATATTTCCATGCTGTAAttagaggaagaagaaaaaaaatggttgTTCATAAAGTTATGGATGAAAATGGTGTATGGATTGAAGGGGAAGATAACATTGCTAAGGAGGCTTGTGACTATTATCAAAAGATTTTTACTGGCAATAATGAGAAGATAAGAGAGGAAGCAATTCAATGTATTCCTTCTATGATTACTCAAGAACAAAATACAGAATTAGATAGAATGCCTACAGAGGAAGAATTGAGAAGAATTATTATGAGCATGAACCCAAATTCTGCCCCTGGGCCTGATGGTATTGGAGGAAAGTTCTACCAAGtttgttttgatattattaagAAAGACATTATGGCTGCAGTACAGTCTTTCTTTAATGGTAGTGTGATGCCTAGATATATGACTCATGCTTGTCTTATTCTTCTACCTAAAGTGGAGCATCCTAATAAGCTAAAAGACTTCAGACCTATCAGTCTAAGTAATTTTGTGAATAAGATTATTTCAAAGATTATAAGCACTAGATTGGCCTCTATTCTTCCTAAGATTGTGTCAGTCAATCAGTCTGGATTTGTAAAAGGCAGGAGCATTACTGAGAATATTATGTTGGCTCAAGAAATTGTTCATGAAATCAAATTACCCAGGGAAGGTAGGAATGTTGTTATTAAGCTAGATATGAGTAAAGCTTATGACAGAGTTTCCTGGTCCTACACTTGTATAGTTTTGAGAAAAATGGGTTTTAGTGaattatttattgataaaatgtGGAGAATTATGAGTAATAATTGGTACTCAATTGTGATCAATGGCAAAAGACATGGCTTTTTTCAATCTACAAGAGGTCTTAAGCAAGGAGATTCACTATCTCCAgcactatttattttaggtgctgAAGTACTATCTAGACAATTGAATCTTCTTCATCATAATCAATTGTATAAAGGCTTTCATATGGAAAGAAAAGGGCCTCAGATTAATCATCTTAGTTTTGCAGATGATATTATTATCTTCTCATCTACTGATAATAGATCCTTACATCTTATAATGAAGACTATAGAGGAGTATGAAAATGTGTCTGATCAgaaagtaaatcaagaaaaaagtTTCTTTATGGTAACACCTCATACTgatcaaaatattattgataataTCAAGTTGGCAACTGGTTTTGGTAGGAAGAACAGTCCTATAAATTATTTAGGTTGTCCATTATACATTGGAGGGCAAAGGATCATATATTATTCTGATATAGTGGAAAAGATTATCAAAAGGATTTCTGGTTGGCAATTCAAGATATTAAATTTTGGAGGCAAAGTTACTTTAGTAAAACATGTTTTGCAGTCTATACCTATACATACTCTAGCTACTATATCTCCTCCAAAGACTACCATCAATTACATCAAAAGAGTTATAGCTGATTTTTTTGGGGGTAGAGATAATAATGGGAAGAAATATCACTGGTCATCATGGGAGACTATGGCTTATCCAATTAATGAAGGAGGAATTGGAGTTAGAATGATGGAAGATGTTTGCAAAGCATTTCAGTATAAACAGTGGTGGGAATTTAGAACAAAGCCTTCTTTGTGGAGTCAATTTTTAAAAGCCAAATATTGTCAAAGAGCTAATTGTGTGGCCAAGAAATATGATACTGGTGATTCTATAGTTTGGAG TTTAAACAATAGAGATCTGGCCAGTTATCTTGAGGATGGTAAATGGAATGAAAGAGTGGTTAGACAGCAGGTACCACCCTTATTGGTACACAATATTCTTCAGACCAATATCACTTATGAAGAAGGAATAGCAGACACTGCCATATGGACACCTCAAGAAAATGGAAAATTCTCTATTGCTTCAGCATGGGAGATTATTAGAAAGAAAAGACAGCAAGATCCTATTAATACTATAATTTGGCATAAAAATATGCCCTTCAAAGTAGCCTTCTTTATTTGGAGAGCTTTGAGGGGTAAACTCCCTACAAATGACATTCTGCAAAAATTTGGCAAGGAAGATTTAGaatgttattgttgttacaaAAAGGGCAAAGATGACATCAACCATATTCTAATCACTGGCCATTTTGCAAAATATATGTGGAGATACTATGCAGCAACAGTAGGAGCAGTAATATCCAATATCAATTTGAGAAGCCAGCTATTGCAATGGAGGAGTCTGCACATTAATAATGAGGTACATAAGTTAATTAGCTATATATTACCTAACTTTATTTGTTGGAATCTTTGGAAAAACAGGTGTGCTGTGAAGTATGGAGGCAAACAATCAAGCATTCAAAGAGTGCACTATGGTATTTTTAAAGATGTTATGCAGGTTACTAGAGTTGTGTTCCCTAGCATATCATGGCAGCACAGCTGGGATAATTTAATCAACATTATGGATCAATGTCATCAACAATACAAAGTTACAATGGTAAGATGGAAATCACCAACTGCAGGCAAATACAAGCTCAACACAGATGGGAGTGCACTATCAGATTCAGGTAAAATAGGGGGGGGAGGCATTCTAAGGGATCAACAAGGTAAACTAATCTATGCATTTTCAGTACCATTAGGATCTGGAACTAACAATATGGCAGAGTTAAAGGCAGCTCTATATGGTCTTGATTGGTGTGAACAACATGGATACAAGTGTATTGAATTGGAGGTGGATTCAGAACTCTTGTGTAAATGGATCAAGAAGATTTTAAGCATTCCTTGGAGATGTCAACAACTGATTCAAGACATTATGCACATAGTAAGCAAGCTGGAATTTTTTCAATGTCAACACATCTATAGAGAGGCAAACACTACTGCTGATTTGCTGGCAAAATTCAGCCACAATCTGGAAATTCCTCAGCATTTTTATATTACTCAACAACTTAAAGGAACTATTAAAGAGAGCTATATGTTGGAAAAAATGGGTATACAAAGCTTTAGGAGAAGGAAAATCAGGAGAATCAAACATCCACCTTAG
- the LOC107011100 gene encoding acetyl-coenzyme A synthetase, chloroplastic/glyoxysomal-like isoform X2 translates to MEGRMTHHSNNTTIINSTSCIYTSKSLFSISPTAKSPLSRPSISFKRPSFTFLTRLPSEFGGSPLVRMEDPFTASLSSVSPRKNLTTSNHLRHVESMAHLPSGAGRITRLNALILGDALASEEDDLVFPSEVLSTQAHVSSPQKYLEMYQRSVHDPSGFWSDIASEFYWREKWGQQVYHENFDVRKGKIKIEWFKGGMTNICYNCLDRNIESGKGDKTAIYWEGNEPGLDSSMTYNQLLARVCQLANYLKDVGVHKGDAVVIYLPMLMELPIAMLACARIGAIHSVVFAGFSAESLAQRIIDCRPKVVITCNAVRRGSKIIYLKEIVDSALLESAQKGIVTDVCLTYENESAMKKEMTKWTKGRDIWWQDVILKYPVTCDVEWVDAEDPLFLLYTSGSTGKPKGVLHTTGGYMVYTATTFKYAFDYKPTDIYWCTADCGWITGHSYVTYGPLLNGATVVVFEGAPNYPDVGRCWDIVDKYKVSIFYTAPTLVRSLMREGDEHVSRYSRKSLRVLGSVGEPINPSAWRWFFNVIGDARCPISDTWWQTETGGFMITPLPGAWPQKPGSATFPFFGVQPVIVDEKGVEIEGECSGYLCVKSSWPGAFRTLHGDHERYETTYFSAFPGYYFSGDGCSRDKDGYYWLTGRVDDVINVSGHRIGTAEVESALVSHPQCAEAAVVGVEHEVKGQGIYAFVTIVEGVPYSDDLRKSLVMVVRNQRLTRYIGHQVFQRREVGK, encoded by the exons ATGGAAGGAAGGATGACCCATCATAGCAACAATACCACTATTATTAACAGCACTAGCTGTATTTATACTTCAAAATCTCTGTTTTCTATCTCTCCCACTGCGAAGTCCCCGCTGAGCAGACCGTCAATCAGTTTCAAGAGGCCTTCCTTCACGTTCCTTACTCGCTTGCCGTCTGAATTCGGGGGCAGTCCCTTGGTGAGGATGGAAGACCCGTTCACTGCTTCCTTGTCGTCTGTCAGTCCAAGGAAGAACTTGACGACATCCAATCACTTGCGCCATGTGGAATCCATGGCCCACTTGCCTTCCGGAGCCGGCAGGATAACCAGATTGAATGCTCTTATCTTAGGTGATGCACTTGCTTCCGAGGAGGATGATCTCGTCTTTCCCAGCGAAGTTTTGTCTACCCAGGCTCATGTTTCTTCTCCTCAGAAG TATTTGGAGATGTATCAAAGGTCGGTCCACGATCCCTCAGGATTCTGGTCTGACATTGCATCAGAATTTTACTGGAGAGAGAAATGGGGCCAGCAGGTTTACCATGAGAATTTTGATGTTCGAAAGGGGAAAATCAAGATCGAG TGGTTCAAGGGTGGAATGACAAATATCTGCTACAACTGCTTGGATAGAAACATCGAGTCTGGAAAGGGTGACAAAACAGCAATTTACTGGGAAGGAAACGAACCTGGTCTTGATAGTTCTATGACGTACAATCAACTCTTGGCTAGAGTTTGCCAG CTAGCAAATTATTTGAAAGATGTTGGAGTTCACAAGGGTGATGCAGTTGTCATCTACTTACCCATGCTTATGGAGCTACCAATTGCAATGCTTGCTTGTGCTCGTATTGGTGCCATTCACTCG GTTGTGTTTGCTGGTTTCTCAGCTGAATCTCTTGCTCAAAGGATCATAGATTGCAGACCAAAGGTTGTCATAACATGCAATGCTGTTAGGAGGGGGTCCAAGATTATTTATCTCAAAGAAATTGTTGATAGTGCCCTTCTAGAATCTGCTCAGAAGGGCATCGTTACAG ATGTGTGTTTGACATATGAAAATGAATCAGCAATGAAAAAGGAAATGACTAAATGGACCAAGGGGCGAGACATTTGGTGGCAG GATGTTATTTTGAAATATCCAGTAACATGTGATGTGGAGTGGGTTGATGCGGAAGATCCCCTTTTTCTGCTCTACACTAGTGGGAGTACCGGAAAGCCTAAG gGTGTCTTGCATACAACGGGAGGATATATGGTGTACACTGCTACTACATTCAAGTATGCATTTGACTACAAGCCGACAGACATATATTG GTGTACAGCTGACTGTGGTTGGATTACTGGGCATAGTTATGTAACCTATGGACCTTTGCTAAATGGAGCAACCGTTGTGGTTTTTGAAGgg gCCCCAAACTATCCTGATGTCGGGCGTTGTTGGGATATTGTTGATAAGTATAAGGTTTCAATATTTTATACAGCTCCAACACTGGTGAGATCTCTGATGCGTGAGGGAGATGAG CATGTCTCTCGATATTCACGCAAATCTTTACGGGTGCTTGGAAGTGTGGGTGAGCCTATCAATCCAAGTGCATGGAG GTGGTTTTTCAATGTGATAGGTGATGCAAGGTGCCCCATATCTGATACATGGTGGCAAACAGAAAccggtggtttcatg ATTACTCCTTTACCAGGAGCGTGGCCGCAGAAACCTGGTTCTGCTACTTTTCCTTTCTTTGGAGTCCAG CCAGTAATAGTGGATGAGAAAGGTGTTGAGATTGAAGGTGAGTGCAGTGGGTATCTGTGTGTGAAAAGCTCGTGGCCTGGGGCATTCCGAACACTTCATGGGGATCATGAGAGATATGAAACCACATATTTTAGTGCCTTCCCTGGATATTATTTCAGTGGTGATGGCTGCAGCAG GGACAAAGATGGTTACTACTGGCTCACTGGAAGAGTAGATGATGTGATTAATGTGAG TGGACATCGTATTGGCACAGCCGAAGTGGAATCTGCTCTAGTTTCACATCCTCAGTGTGCTGAAGCAGCTGTGGTTGGTGTGGAGCATGAG GTTAAAGGACAGGGGATATATGCATTTGTTACTATAGTCGAAGGTGTTCCATACAGCGATGACCTGCGAAAAAGTCTTGTGATGGTTGTTAGGAATCAG CGCCTGACAAGATACATTGGGCACCAGGTCTTCCAAAGACGAGAAGTGGGAAAATAA